A segment of the Acidobacteriota bacterium genome:
GCGAGTAGACCTGGTACACCCGACCGTTGAGGAATTGGATGCTGGTAGGCAACAGATGATCGATCTCAAGCGTGACCGTGCCGATGAACAACACCACAAACCCGTAGTAAATCGCGGCGTGCATGATTCCCGCACCGGGGTCACGCATCAGCGTCTTCATTGAAAGCCCCTCGCTGGCAGCGTGGATGCGCCGCTTCCACTGCCGCGTGCGGGTATCAGACGCACCGCGTTCCCAGTTCTTTGCGCGTAGTGCAAACAGGTAGAACGTCATCCCAAGGAACACCGAGACAGCAACGTAGAAGGTTGCGATCATCACGGCGGGTATGTTCCCAAAGATCGGACGCGCGATCTCGTGGTCAGGGATCGCGATGAGCGCACCAATCCATCCTGACAGCAACACGCTTGCCGCACTCACCCCCGCCAACCCCACCAACACGGTGCTGGCCTTCACGCGACGTTTCGTTACCTCGGGCTGCGTCTCCGTGTCACTGACCAATCCGCTACTCCTCATGAGCATCGCATGCTCTGGCTTTCCACGGAGTCTAGATGGCGAACACCGTTGCTATCTTCCATTGTTGACGAACGAACGTTCGTTCGTTATAGTTCTTGTCAACCACACCCCCGAAACGGAGACACCGATGCAAGCGATGGCTGGAGAGGTCCGCTTCCAGGAACTGATTGATGCAGACGACAAAGTCGAACCACGCGATTGGATGCCCGACGGATACCGCAAGACACTGATCCGCCAAATTGCACAGCATGCCCACTCCGAAATCATAGGCATGCAGCCAGAGGCGAACTGGATAACCAGGGCGCCCACGCTGCAACGCAAGATGACGTTGATCGCCAAGGTCCAGGACGAAGCCGGGCACGGTCTCTACCTGTACTCGGCCGCAGAAACCCTCGGCGTGTCCCGCGACCAACTCCAAACGCTGCTCCACGACGGCAAGCAGAAGTACTCGTCCATCTTCAACTACCCGACACTTTCGTGGGCCGACATGGGGACGATCGGGTGGCTTGTTGACGGTGCAGCAATTGTGAACCAGATCGCACTCCAACGAACCTCATACGGTCCGTATGCGCGTGCAATGGTCAAGATCTGTAAAGAAGAGAGCTTCCACGCGCGGCAGGGTTACTC
Coding sequences within it:
- the paaA gene encoding 1,2-phenylacetyl-CoA epoxidase subunit A, yielding MQAMAGEVRFQELIDADDKVEPRDWMPDGYRKTLIRQIAQHAHSEIIGMQPEANWITRAPTLQRKMTLIAKVQDEAGHGLYLYSAAETLGVSRDQLQTLLHDGKQKYSSIFNYPTLSWADMGTIGWLVDGAAIVNQIALQRTSYGPYARAMVKICKEESFHARQGYSILLALSRGSDEQRAMLQDSINRWWWPALMMFGPHDADSPNTEQSMKWKVKRVTNDELRQLYIDQTVPRAEYLGCTIPDPDLKFDEETGHWSIGPIDWDEFWNTVKGNGPLNRERIAHKVKAWDDGEWVRKGATAYAAKQRSRLEKSA